The genomic stretch CATCCTGGTACTCCTGCTCCCGGGAGCAACCGCCCCGCCGCTCTTCGAGGCCCTCTTGATGATCGTGGCCGGGGTCGGCTGGGGATTCTATTCCCTGCGCGGCCAGGGCCGGGGCGATCCCCTCGCCGAGAACGCGGGTAATTTCCTCCGGGCCACCTCCCTCGTCGTCCTCGCCACCCTGGGCTGCCTTCCCTTTTTTCACGGCCTCCATTGGGTCTCGGCGGGGATCGTCTACGCCGTCTGCTCCGGCGTCGTCACCTCGGCCTTCGGGTACATCATTTGGTACGCCGCCCTTCGGGGCCTCAGCGCGACCTCGGCAGCCACCGTTCAATTGAGCGTCCCCGTCCTCACCGCCCTGATCAGCCTCCCCCTCCTGGGAGAGGCCCCGACCCTTCGTCTCGTCCTGGTTTCCCTCGCCGTGTTGGCCGGGATTGCCCTCACCTTGTTGAAACGGGAGGCGTCACCCGCCCGTCCTTGAGATCCGAGGCTAAAGCACCTTATTTGCCGAAGGTATCGACCTTGAACTGGAGGTTATCGACCTTCGCCTGAAGCTCGTTGATCCGACGGGAAGAAAACTCGTCCGGCATGCTGCCGCCGCTGCGGAAGCCCTGCTGCCGCTGCTGTTCCTCCCAGTTGGAGCGCCCCTTCTGCGCTTCCTGAAGTGCGGCCTGAACCGAGGCCAGTTCCTTTTTGAGATCGTCGAGAGTCGGCCCTTTCGGGACGGCGGTATCGACCGGAGTCGATTCGGCCTTCGGAGCCGCGGCGGGAACGACGAAGGGAGTCGCGGCGGCGGTCGACTTGCCGGAAGCCGAATCGGCCAGCTTCTCGGCCAGCTCCTCGTTCTTGCGCTTCTCCTCGGCCAATTGCCTTTTCAACGCTTCATTTTCCCGCCGCACGCCGCTCGCCGCCGCATCGGACGATTCGGCCATCTTTTCCTGCGCCTGCTCAATGCCGCCTTTGGCCCGCTCCTCGGCGGCCTTCGCCGCCTCGCGGGCCTCCTTCACCTCCCCCTGGAGGGCATCGGCACGGCTCGCCGCCCGCTCCCGCTCCGGCAGGAGCATTTCCTGGAAGATCGCCCCCGCGCCGAGGGCCGCGCCGATGACGCAAAAGACGAAAGCGATACCGAGTGAACGCATGATGCAATAGGCCCTGGAGAGAGCTCGTCTAAAGGTTTGTCCCCCCCTCGCCCCGTTTTAGTGGGGATCCCGATTCAACTTATCCCACAAATTCGATTCGCCGACCAGACTTCCGAGATCGGCCGCCGTGTATTGGCTCGAAAGCAGATCCTGCTTCAACCGATCCTGCGCCTCGACGTAGAACGCCTCGATGTCGTTCCGGTTGCTGTCGTTCGCCGGGGCATTCCGCACCTTGGGCCAAAGATCCTCCGCCAGCCGGAACGCCGCATAATCGGCCCCGACCCGGAAGAGCCCCGAGTGGCGGGAAAACGCCCCCTCGGCATCGAGGGCCCGAAAACTCTGGAGCGGCTGCACCGCGGAGAGCTTCCCTCCCATGAAATCGATCCCGGCGCGGATTTCTTTTTCCTTCGTCCCCTCCGTGAGATGGGACATAAAAAAGACCCCGCCTAAAACCAATAAAACGACCCCCAATGCAGCCCAAAGCGTCCCCTTTTCATTCATGTGGCGCGGAGACTAACACATCAGCCGTTGACGATCAACGCCCGGCCTACATGGAATACCCCAACCAGGAAAACGCTAGGAAGCCGACGCTTCCGATTCGGGCGGCTGCGTGGAGTGAGGCGGCTCCGACGGCTGGGGCGATTGGGGGGGCAGCCCTTCGGCAGCCTGGGTCGCGAACTTCAATGCCGACTTCAAATGGAAGCGG from Verrucomicrobium sp. GAS474 encodes the following:
- a CDS encoding DMT family transporter, whose amino-acid sequence is MPSLPRTLLLTSLSLLAFAGNSLLSRLALKETGIDPGSFIVIRLATATLTLLALVLVRKRGDHPRLGGSWLSAFALLLYAVPFTFSYVLLSAGTGALLSFGAVQLTMLIAGWRRGEIFNGWQGLGLLLALGGILVLLLPGATAPPLFEALLMIVAGVGWGFYSLRGQGRGDPLAENAGNFLRATSLVVLATLGCLPFFHGLHWVSAGIVYAVCSGVVTSAFGYIIWYAALRGLSATSAATVQLSVPVLTALISLPLLGEAPTLRLVLVSLAVLAGIALTLLKREASPARP